One genomic segment of Poecile atricapillus isolate bPoeAtr1 chromosome 18, bPoeAtr1.hap1, whole genome shotgun sequence includes these proteins:
- the FAM118A gene encoding protein FAM118A isoform X1: MDSPEGATIRSEQKFRNGELCSCWVGWCFAEVLNGSGELLESVPELFRQGRKCAVNNQHFCFLCSRKSLVRKQPQDLLLVIGTGVSAAVAPGIPALCSWRSCIEAVLGAAEQLEVLHPRDVAEFRNKVIKERDLLVVAHDLIRKMSPRTGDTKPNFFQDCLMEVFDNLEQHIQNPVVLQSILRLMERGTMVLTTNYDNLLEIFGQQQGKPMESLDLKDKDKVLQWARGHVKYGVLHIHGLYTDPCGMVLDPSGYKDVTQDPEVMEVLQNLYRTKSFLFLGCGETLRDQIFQALFLYTVNKVDLEHYMLVLKENEDHFFKLQADMLLHGIKVVSYGDCFQQFPEYVQDLAAQICKQRSPDAERVDSTTLLGTSCVDCAKRKLGESGTDSPKRIKQSDNDIPILE; this comes from the exons ATGGATTCACCAGAAGGGGCTACAATTAGAAGTGAGCAGAAGTTCAG GAATGGAGAACTCTGTTCCTGCTGGGTTGGTTGGTGTTTTGCAGAAGTTCTGAATGGCTCAGGTGAACTTCTGGAGTCAGTCCCTGAGCTCTTCAGGCAAGGCAGGAAATGCGCCGTGAACAATCaacacttttgttttctgtgttcaaGAAAAAGTCTTGTAAGAAAGCAGCCTCAGGACCTTCTTCTGGTAATTGGGACAGGGGTGAGTGCTGCAGTAGCCCCAGGAATCCCGGCActctgctcctggaggagctgcattGAGGCTGTCCTTggagcagctgagcagctggAGGTACTGCACCCCAGGGATGTGGCTGAATTCCGGAACAAAGTAATCAAAGAGAGAGACCTGCTTGTGGTTGCGCATGATCTCATCAGGAAGATGTCACCA CGTACTGGCGACACCAAGCCAAACTTCTTCCAGGACTGCTTAATGGAGGTGTTTGATAATTTAGAACAACACATTCAGAACCCTGTGGTTCTACAATCCATCCTGAGGCTTATGGAAAGAGGCACGATGGTTCTGACTACAAACTATGATAATTTGCTTGAAATATTTGGTCAGCAACAGGGTAAACCTATGGAATCCTTAGACCTTAAAGATAAGGATAAG GTTCTTCAGTGGGCAAGGGGCCACGTAAAATACGGAGTTCTTCATATTCACGGCTTATATACGGATCCCTGTGGAATGGTGCTTGATCCCTCGGGATATAAAGATGTTACTCAAGATCCTGAAGTCATG GAGGTTCTTCAGAACTTGTACCGAACCaaatcttttttgtttttgggttgtGGAGAGACTCTGCGTGACCAGATATTCCAAGCTCTTTTTCTTTACACAGTAAACAAAGTGGATCTAGAACATTACATGTTGGTgcttaaagaaaatgaagaccACTTTTTTAAGCTCCAGGCAGATATGCTGCTGCATGGAATAAAAGTGGTGTCCTATGGGGACTGCTTCCAACAATTCCCAGAGTATGTCCAGGATCTGGCTGCTCAAATCTGCAAACAGAGAAGTCCAG ATGCTGAACGGGTGGACAGCACAACGCTGTTGG GAACTTCATGTGTGGACTGTGCTAAAAGGAAGTTAGGAGAAAGTGGCACTGATTCTCCTAAGAGGATAAAGCAGTCAGATAATGATATACCCATTCTTGAatga
- the FAM118A gene encoding protein FAM118A isoform X2, giving the protein MDSPEGATIRSEQKFRKSLVRKQPQDLLLVIGTGVSAAVAPGIPALCSWRSCIEAVLGAAEQLEVLHPRDVAEFRNKVIKERDLLVVAHDLIRKMSPRTGDTKPNFFQDCLMEVFDNLEQHIQNPVVLQSILRLMERGTMVLTTNYDNLLEIFGQQQGKPMESLDLKDKDKVLQWARGHVKYGVLHIHGLYTDPCGMVLDPSGYKDVTQDPEVMEVLQNLYRTKSFLFLGCGETLRDQIFQALFLYTVNKVDLEHYMLVLKENEDHFFKLQADMLLHGIKVVSYGDCFQQFPEYVQDLAAQICKQRSPDAERVDSTTLLGTSCVDCAKRKLGESGTDSPKRIKQSDNDIPILE; this is encoded by the exons ATGGATTCACCAGAAGGGGCTACAATTAGAAGTGAGCAGAAGTTCAG AAAAAGTCTTGTAAGAAAGCAGCCTCAGGACCTTCTTCTGGTAATTGGGACAGGGGTGAGTGCTGCAGTAGCCCCAGGAATCCCGGCActctgctcctggaggagctgcattGAGGCTGTCCTTggagcagctgagcagctggAGGTACTGCACCCCAGGGATGTGGCTGAATTCCGGAACAAAGTAATCAAAGAGAGAGACCTGCTTGTGGTTGCGCATGATCTCATCAGGAAGATGTCACCA CGTACTGGCGACACCAAGCCAAACTTCTTCCAGGACTGCTTAATGGAGGTGTTTGATAATTTAGAACAACACATTCAGAACCCTGTGGTTCTACAATCCATCCTGAGGCTTATGGAAAGAGGCACGATGGTTCTGACTACAAACTATGATAATTTGCTTGAAATATTTGGTCAGCAACAGGGTAAACCTATGGAATCCTTAGACCTTAAAGATAAGGATAAG GTTCTTCAGTGGGCAAGGGGCCACGTAAAATACGGAGTTCTTCATATTCACGGCTTATATACGGATCCCTGTGGAATGGTGCTTGATCCCTCGGGATATAAAGATGTTACTCAAGATCCTGAAGTCATG GAGGTTCTTCAGAACTTGTACCGAACCaaatcttttttgtttttgggttgtGGAGAGACTCTGCGTGACCAGATATTCCAAGCTCTTTTTCTTTACACAGTAAACAAAGTGGATCTAGAACATTACATGTTGGTgcttaaagaaaatgaagaccACTTTTTTAAGCTCCAGGCAGATATGCTGCTGCATGGAATAAAAGTGGTGTCCTATGGGGACTGCTTCCAACAATTCCCAGAGTATGTCCAGGATCTGGCTGCTCAAATCTGCAAACAGAGAAGTCCAG ATGCTGAACGGGTGGACAGCACAACGCTGTTGG GAACTTCATGTGTGGACTGTGCTAAAAGGAAGTTAGGAGAAAGTGGCACTGATTCTCCTAAGAGGATAAAGCAGTCAGATAATGATATACCCATTCTTGAatga